A region from the Diorhabda sublineata isolate icDioSubl1.1 chromosome X, icDioSubl1.1, whole genome shotgun sequence genome encodes:
- the LOC130451865 gene encoding uncharacterized protein LOC130451865 has translation MPDCFLPDYNNTRVIIDCTEFRIVIPTSVGNGVFTYSQYKKNFTAKVLIGIPPGGFISLRSDVAGGWKSDSQLTIEAGLLDLLEDGDIVLADKSFSEIRTVIDASGKKVQMVMPPFLEKKNEFSTQQTYIIARVRIHVKRIMRLTTYHRLHKIPQHLFHCIDDILHICCVLVNLQPPIISYKKDPENEG, from the coding sequence ATGCCTGATTGTTTCCTACCTGATTATAATAACACCAGGGTCATAATTGATTGCACTGAATTTCGAATAGTTATTCCTACAAGTGTTGGTAATGGTGTTTTTACGTACtcacaatacaaaaaaaatttcacggCCAAAGTTCTAATTGGCATACCTCCTGGAGGTTTTATATCCTTAAGATCTGACGTAGCTGGAGGATGGAAATCAGATTCTCAGCTTACAATAGAAGCAGGGTTATTGGATTTATTGGAAGATGGTGACATTGTTTTGGCTGACAAAAGTTTTTCAGAAATTAGAACAGTGATTGACGCAAGTGGCAAGAAAGTGCAAATGGTTATGCCACCTTTTCTAgagaagaaaaatgaattttcaactCAACAGACATACATTATTGCAAGGGTTAGGATTCACGTTAAAAGAATTATGCGGTTAACGACTTATCACAGATTGCATAAAATTCCACAACATTTGTTCCACTGCATTGATGATATTTTGCATATTTGTTGTGTTTTGGTAAATTTACAGCCTccaattatttcttataaaaaagatcCTGAAAATGAGGgatga